The Nitrospira sp. genome segment TAGTTGTCCCCTCGCTGGCCTGCTTGCAGATATCCACAAATGCAGGAGTTCGGCCCATCCAGCCGAGATAGGGAGGAATCACACGCTCAGCGTTGAGTGCAAAGGTTGGGAAGTCGGTACTCACGACCGCTCCGTCGAGCGATTCAGGAACGAGACCAATCGCACCGTTTCTGGCATCAATCCGAGACAAGATGAATTGGTTCGCTCGTACGCGTAGTCGTCTGCTCGAAGCAATCTCTGCGCCGATCACTTGGCGACGTAGCACAACGCCCTTGCCCCAAAGTCGAACGGTTACCTCGTTGTACTGCTTTTCCGGGTCGAGAGCGACCCAGTCTTCAGATTTGGTGAGAATTTCTCCGAGCGGCACCAATGGCCACTTGCTCATGTTCCACCCTGTGCGAGCAAGGTCTTTATCTGAGATATGAGATCGCAGATCTTCGTTTCCTTGCGGAGGATATCCTCCGCAAGGACATCGGGGGGAAGATGCTCAAAGTCCACTTTGCCGCGAGGGTTCTTGATGTCGAGGTTACAGCCATTTTTGAGAATGGCGGAGGCGGGGACTTTCCAGGCACGATCGTTCTCTTTGCGCTTGTGCCACCAGGCGATGCAGTCTGCAAACGCCTCGAACTGAATCGGCTGGGTCTTGGTGTAGTTTTTTCGGTCTTCGGGGAGTAGCTGCTCGTAGTACCAGACAGTTTTTGTCGGGCCGGATCGATCGAAGAACAGAAGATTCGTCGGAATGCCTGTGTAGGGAGCGAAGACGCCATTGGGAAGACGGATAATGGTGTGGAGGTTAAGTCTTTCAATAGTTCTTCTTTGATACGGGCGCAGACGCCGTCGCCGAAGAGGATACCGTTCGGAACGACCACGCCCGCTCGACCGCCTTTTGAGATTTGAGATTTGGAATCGCGACTTTCTGAAGGGGCGCCAGGGCGGCGAAGCTTGCGCATAATGAGCTGGAGAAAGAGCAAGGCAGTTTCGGAAGCCTGTTTGTCTTCGGGAAAATTAGAGAGGATGCCGCGCTCTTCTTCGCCGCCGAAGGGGGGATTAGTCAGGATGATGTCCACACGATCTTTATCGCCGATTTCTTTCAACGGGAACCGGAGGCTGTTGAGGGGATCGATCTTGGGCGTTTCCAAACCATGCAAGAGGAGATTCATTTGCGCGAGCAAATACGGAAGCGGTTTAGCCTCCCCGCCCAGGAGGCTCTCGGATTGGAGGACAGCATAATGCTCGGCCCGCTTGCATTGCTTTCGCAAATGATCGAAGGCTTCGACTAAGAAGCCGCCAGTGCCGCAGGCGGGATCGAGAAGCGTTTCGCCCAATCGTGGGTCGGTGACCGTAACCATGAAGCGGACGACAGCGCGCGGAGTGTAGAACTCGCCAGAATCGCCAGCGGCGTCGCGCATTTCTTTCAGCATGGACTCGTACAGATGGCCGAGGGTATGGATTTCGCCGGAGGCGGTAAAGTGAATGCCGTGGACTTTATTGATGACGTCGCGGAGGAGATAACCGTTGATCATACGGTTGACGGTGCCTTTGAAGACGGTAGCGACCACGTCGCGCCGGTCTCCGCCGTTCGCACCCTGAAGGCTGCGGAGGTAGGCGAAGAGGCCGGGGCCTTTCTTGCCGTCGGGACCGCGGGCTTCTTCGTTGTTCACGAAGGCGATCAATTCGTCGCCGGTGATGCCGTCGGGCTTGGCAGCCCAGTCGCGCCAGCGATAGGGCGATTCGATGGTATGACGGAAGCGTTTACCGGCGAGCTTGGCGTCGGTCTCGCGGATCTGCTCCAAATCATCCAAGAATTTGAGAAACATGATCCAGGTGAGCATGGGCAGGCGGTCGAGGTCGCCGTTGAGCCCTTTGTCCTTGCGCATGATGTCGCGCGCAGACTTGATGAGGCTGCCGAGTTGCTGGGCGGTTGTGAGGGGGACCTTCGATTTCATATTTCCATTTCAGGAAAATTTCAAATTTCAAATCTCAGATTTCAGATTGTTTTGGGTCTGATTGGCGGATACGGTCGAGTTCTTCAAGGAAAGCGTCTTGATCCTTCTTTGCCGCAGTGCGGGCTCGGGTACTGTCGTTCAGATGTCGCTGGCCGGTGATGCCGGCGTTCTTCAATTGTTCGATCCAGCCATAGAGCTGCCGTGAAATGTTCTCGGCAGCTGATCTCATATCACAAATCTCAGATTTCAGGAGGGAGAACTCGGAGACGCGTTCTAGGAGGCAATGCATGGATCGCACTTCACCGGCAGAACCACGGGCGATGTACAGAAAGGCGAGCAGTTCGTTCGTGCTGCCGCGTTCGAAGCCCTCTGCGACGTTATTCGAGATGGAGAGCGTGGCGCGCTCCAACTGATCGCGCAAACCGGCGTGGCGACGGAAGGCTTCGTGACTGGTGAAGGCGTAGGTTCTCCTGGCTAGCTCAATGGCCGCTTGCCACACGGGGAGATCTTCGAAACGTCGATACTTCATCGCGTCCCGCGATTCGTAATCTCAAATCTCATATTGCACATCGCATATTTGAGATCTGAAATCTGTGATTTGCCTATGCGTTTCGCTATGCCGCGTAGAGCAGAGTCTGCAATTGCACGACCGCTTGGCGCAAGTGGTCTGGTCCGCCGAACAGACTGGCAATTTCCAAGATGTTCCCCCGTTCGGAGATCGGCGGGACATGCAGCACATCCGGCAAGATAAATTGCGCCGTTCCATGTTCGGCATACTTCTCCAGCAGGTCGTTGAGAATCACCTTGGCTTCGGAGCCGTATTGGTCGAAGAAGTCCTTCTTTTCTTTCTTCAGCCGGTCCGCCCTCTCACGCCTGGTCCGCAATGGCGCATTGAACGCCACGTGGCAAAGCAAATCGAACGGGTCTGCCTCCGGGTGATTGGCAGCCGCCGCCAGATTGTCGAAATCGATGCCACGTTCTTCTAGTCGCCGAATAATTTCCGATCGCTTCTCAGGGTCAGCCCATTGCTCGCGCAGTTCCGGCGCGGAGGGATAGAGGGTCCGTACTTTGTCTGCCGCGTACTCGGTAAACTTGACCACGCGCAACTGCTTTCCGTCCGGATCGAGCTCATGGACGATATGCGCGACAATCTCGACCTGCCCACCATCAAAATAATATTTTCGGCGCTCCCCTTCTCTGTCATCTGAGATTTGAAATGTGTCTTCCTTCTCCGCCATGACCGGCTGCTCTTCGACGATCTCGTAGGTCTTTGGCACCGTCTCTCCTGCTTCATCGACCTGCTCTTCGGTGATCAAGACCGGATCGCCGTCGAAGTCCGGATCGGCAAAGAGGCGCGTGGCGGAGCCTGTGTAGTCCAGGATATTGAAGTACAGTTTGCCGTAATCGTCGCGCACGCGCGTGCCGCGCCCGATCATCTGCTTGAATTCGGTCATCGAATTGACGACTCGCGCCAACACGATGTTCTTGCACGTCGGCGCATCGACACCGGTCGTAAGCAACTGCGATGTCGTGAGGATCACCGGCGTAGCAGTTTCTAATTCTTGGAATCGGCCCAAATGCCCGCGCCCGATGTCGCCTTCTTCCGACGTTACCCGACAGACGTAATCGGCATGTTGCCTGGTCAAATCCGTATTGAGGTTGTTCAGGGCTTGCCGCATCTCGTCGGCGTGCGGCTGATCCACACAGAACACAATCGTCTTGGCAAAACGGTCTGTCTTCTTCATGAAATCCGTCAGGTGGCGCGCGATGGCCTGCGTCCGCGCCCGTAGCGCAACGACTCGCTCAAAGTCCTTTGTAGGATATTCGTCGTCTGGAATCGCGCGCCCGTAGCGATCGAGGTCGCCCTGGCTTGGCCGCCATCCTGCCGCGTCCCATGTGCTGACTACCCGATGCACTCGGTAAGGAGCGAGGAATCCATCGTCGATGCCCTGACGGAGGCTGTATGTGTAGATCGGATTGCCGAAGTAGGCATAGGTATCGCGATTATCCTCTCGCAACGGCGTGGCCGTCATACCGAGCTGATAGGCCGGTTCAAAATAGTTCAGAATCTCCCGCCAATTGCTTTCATCGCGCGCGCTTCCCCGATGACACTCGTCCACGATGATCAGATCGAAGAAATCGCGGGCATATTCCTTATACAGGCCTGGGCGGTGCTCATCCTTGGCAATCGCCTGATAGATGGCGAAGTACATCTCGCGGCCCTTGTTGACCTCGCCGTTCTCAATCTTCCAGCGCGCATCGCCGAACGGAGTAAAAATCTTATCCTTGGGATCGTCGATCAAAATGTTGCGGTCGGCTAGGTAGAGGATTTTCGGACGGCGATATTCTCCGGTCCGATTCCAGCGTGCCTGCCACAGCTTCCAACAAATCTGAAACGCAACCACCGTCTTCCCCGTCCCGGTCGCCATCGTCAGCAGAATGCGTGGCCTCTTCTGGAGAATCGCTCGCACCGTTCGATTGATGGCAATGTCCTGATAGTAGCGGGGGCTCTTTCCGGAGAGATGGTTGTAGGGCGTAAGCAGCTGGTCTGCTGCGGTCGCGTCTTTCAGACGTTCGTCTACACAGAGGCGCTTCCAGAGTTCATCCGGCGCTGGGAACGTTTCAAGCTGCCGCTCTTGCCCAGTGAGAAAGTCGAACTCGACGATCCCATGCCCATTGGTTGCATAGGCGAACTTGAGATCGAGGATCGCCGCATACTCCTTCGCTTGTTGCAGTCCGTCACTCGGTGTTTTGTATGCCGCTTTGGCTTCAACAACGGCTATGACGAAATCGCGCGTGTAGCGCAAGAGATAGTCCGCTCGTTTCTGTGCCCGGCGGCGGACTTTTTCGCCAATTAAGACGATCCGACCATCTGTAAATGTTTTCTGTTCGGTGAAGGAGCGTGGGTCGTTATCCCAGCCCGAAGCAATGAGCTTCGGGAGGACATATTTTCGGCAGGTGTCAGCTTCGTTGATCATGCCTCAACTGCAGACGGAAGGCTTAGAATGTCGCCGCAGAATACCCGTTTCGCAGCTCGAAATCATCACGCCTTTTAGAATGAGAAGGGGGGCAGGCGCCGTTCGGAAGCGGCGCCAGTCCCCGTATGGTTCCTTGCCGCAGCGATAGGCCCAAAGCAAAGGAGCTGATCGAGAAGGCCGAAGCGAACTGCCTGATTTCGAACTCCATGAAGGCTCACGTCACCCTCGTCCCAACCATTCGTTAATTTTCTCGTATTGGGGCATCCTGGGACAGTGTGTGAAAGCCGGCCTGGGGTGTTTCTCGCCAGTTGAAGTTCCTGCGTCCATCCGTCCTTCAGGTATTGAAGCTAACCTGCTGAGATCATAGAATGGATTTGTTATCTGATTTTCACGCCGATGGCACATCGCTCGCATTGTCTCCTTCGCAGGCTCATGAGGTCGTATGCGTGTTGTCGGAATCATAGTCAGCCTTTTGATCGGGACTGTCTCGGCCGGATTCGGTGGCGGCGGATTGAAAGATCTTCCGGCTCCGGGGAAGGACTCTGATGCCGTGACCGGTCGAGAGATCTATTCCAATACCTGTATTCGCTGTCACGGGATCGACGGCAAGGGAGCGATGGGAATTCGCCTCGTTCCAAAGCCGGCCGACCTCACTTCCCCGGGCATTCAGAACCGTTTGGATGCCAGTCTCTTCAAGCGGATTCACGACGGCAAGCCCAATACGGCGATGGGGGCATGGAGTACGGCGTTATCAGACGACGAAATCTGGGATGTGTTGGCCTATGTGCGGACATTGAAGCAGGGGCCTTGAGAATGAGCGAATCTTTTTAGCAGATCCTGACTCCTATGAATGCAAAGGGTACGCTGGGTGGCGAGCTTAACCGGGAGGTGTCGTGATGGCATGCAATGTTGGAGGGGTTGAACGACCCATTCGAATCGTTGTCGGAGTCATTGCCCTGGGAATCGGAGCTTTTGCGGGATTGCCGCCGGTGGGTACCGGGGTGGCGCTCGTCGTTGGGACCATTGCCCTGGTCACCGGGGCTATTGGATTCTGCCCGCTCTGGACTGTTTTCGGGATCAATACCTGTCCGGTCACCCCTGGGAAGAAGGGCTAGCGGGGAGGCAATGCGAATATATCTCTGGACATGCGTCATTGTGGTTGGGTTCCTGGTCGGTGAAGGTGGATGCACGCCAACCCCGAAGGTCGTTTCGACTCTTGAGTCCGGCCATAGGGGTGACGGGTTAACTTCCGCCGACATGGTGTTTGCGCCGCCATCGCCGGAGCTGATCCCCGGCGATCAACGAGGCGAGCAGATTCGCTTAGGCTACAAAATCGTAGTCGATACGCAGGACTATGGGCGGCCCTATGTGGGCAATCGGTTGAATTGCACGAACTGCCACCTCGATGCCGGAATGAATCCGAACACCGCCTCCTTTGTCGGCATCAGCCGGTTGTATCCGGAATATCGTGCACGGGCCGATCGTCAGATGTCCTTGGCCGACCGCATCGGCGAATGTTTCGAGCGCAGCATGAACGGCACAGCCCCTCCCCCCGATAGCTCGAAGCTCCAGGCCGTCGTGGCCTACATCGAATGGCTTTCGCAAAACGTCCCGCCGGGTAGTACGGTGCCATGGCGCGGGATTCCACGTCTGACCTCCGGTCACGTTCCAGATCCCGTGAACGGGAAAAAGCAGTTCGCCACGAAGTGTGTGTTCTGCCATGGAGCGGATGGACAGGGGACCATGGCCGGGCCGCCGGTCTGGGGGCCGCATTCTTACAATATTGCGGCAGGGATGGCTCGTATCACGGTGGCGGCGCCGTTCATCAAGTCCAATATGCCGAGAGGCTGGGGGTGGACACTGACCGATGATGAGGCCTTCGATGTGGCGGCCTATGTGAACAGCCAGCCGCGTCCGGATTTCCCCGGCAAGCAACACGACTGGCCGAAGGGCGGCAAACCGGCGGATGTGCCGTATTAAGACGTGAAACGTCAAACGTCATGCGTGAGAGGAGGCCGAAGGATAAGTTTCGAGAACGCTTGACGCTTGACGATCAGGATAAGACCAATGACGAGTGACGAATGACGCACGGCACACAGGAGGGCCTCATGAAACTCCAAGTGGCGTATCACGGAGGTATGCGCTACGACGTCACCAGCGGTCGGCATCGTGTGGTGACCGATCAGCCGGAAGAAGATGGCGGCCACGATGCGGGGATGAGTCCGGTCGAACTCTTTGTCGGCTCGGTCGCCAGCTGCGTCGGGTACTTCGTTGGGCAGTTCTGCGCGCGGCATGACATTTCCCGTGACGGCCTCGGGGTGGATGCCGAGTGGGAGATGGCCGAGGGACCGCATCGCGTGGGGACGATCGCACTGGTGATCCGGTTGCCGCATCGTCTCACGCCGGACATGAAAGAGCGCTTGTTGAAGGTCGCCCACGGGTGCACGGTACACCAATCCCTCTCCGGCTCTCCGGTCGTCACGATCCAACTCAATCCTCATGCCCAGGGAGTACATCCATGAGGAAGTCCGTGTCATCCTCCCGTCGAACGCTGTTCAAGCGGATAGCCGCTATGATCGGCGGGCTCGCGGTCTGGCGTCAGATGCGACCGGCGCTGGCCCAGCAGGCGGTATCCCCGGAAACCGGTCCGCAGACCGTACGCGTGATGCGACCGTACGATGCGGAAACGCCCGTGCGCGAATTCACATCATATGTGACCCCCAATCATCGGTTTTTCGTGCGAAGTCATTTCGGGCCGCCCGCGCCCGAATTGATTGCCGAGGCCAATTGGCGGCTGCATGTCGGGGGATTGATCGAACATCCGCTGGAACTCACGCTCAAGGATCTCAACGCGTTCGAGCGGGTGACGATCACCGCCGTCGTCCAATGCAGCGGCAACGGGCGCGCGTTTCATCGTCCGAAGGTGCCGGGTGTGCAATGGGAGCGCGGCGCGGTCGGCAATGCGCAATGGACCGGTGTGCGGCTGCGGGACGTGCTGGCCAAAGCCGGCCTACGGCCGGCCGCGAAGCACGTGCAACTCCAAGGCGCTGATCGCCCGGTGGTGTCATCGGTCCCATTATTTACGCGTAGTATTCCGCTGGAGAAAGCCGTTCATCCGGACACGATCCTTGCGTATGAGATGAATGGACGCCCCTTGCCCCTGTTGCATGGCGCGCCGTTGCGGGTGATCACGCCGGGTTGGATGGCGGATTCCTGCACCAAGTGGCTGACCGATATCACGGTCCAGGCGGATGAAGCCAAGGGGTATTACATGCAGACGGCGTATCGTGTGCCGGTCACGGCAATTCAGGCGAACTCCGGTCTGCCTGGCACCTCGATGGTGCCAGTTGAAGCGATGGTGGTGAAGTCGCTCATCGCCTCGCCCGTCAACGGCGATCAGGTCGGGCGAGGACCGGTCACTGTGCAGGGCGTGGCCTGGAGCGGAGAAGCCGCTGTGGCGACCGTGGAGCTTTCGTTCGACGACGGCAAGACCTGGGAGCCGGCGCGGCTGGTCGGCGAAGACGAGCCCTATGCCTGGCGGCAATGGCAGTTCCTGTGGAAGCCCAAGGGGGCCGGGGCCGTGACGATCCTTTGTCGTGCGACGGATGCCGCGGGACAGGTTCAACCTCAAGAGAGCCCGTGGAATCCCAGCGGGTTCTTGTGGAACGGGTGGGACAGCGTGTCTGTGACGGTGCAGATACGATGACGCGTATCTCGGTGCTCATCGGCGCAGTGCTGTTGGGAGTTGCCGGTGTGGCCGCGATGACGGCGGCGCAGGAAGACGATCTGGCGACGGTGAGCGTCGCGCTGGCGCCGCGTGCCGAAGGGCTGATCGTGGCGCGTTGCTCGGTGTGCCACAGTCCGGATCTGGTGGCTCAACAGCGCTTGCCGAAAGACCGCTGGGCAGCGACCGTCGACAAGATGAAACATTGGGGGGCGGAGATTGCCGATGATGAAGCCGACCTGCTCGTGCGGTACCTGTCGGCCCGTTATCACCCGGCTGCGCCGGATCATCTCCCGCCGCTCGATCAGGAATTGAGAAAAGCGGAGCCGCTGACACAGGAGCCGGCGGACACCGGTCCGCTCGTCGGCGTGGCGACAAGAGGGGCGGGCGTTTTCGAACATAATTGCCAGGCCTGTCACGGCGCCGGTGCGACCGGCGGGATGGGGCCGAAGCTGGCGAAGAATCCGATTCTGAAACATGACGATCTGTTCTGGGAGACCGTACTGCATGGGCGAGGGCCGATGCCGGCCTGGGGATCGGTGTTGAGTCAGCAAGATATTGCCGACGTACACACATGGTTACTGACGAAGTAGCGGGTAGTCGAGCTCACCATAGAGGAAAGGAGCGGTCATGAACGTGCGACGGAGCGTGGTAGTCGGAGGGGCGCTGCTGACATTGGTGGGGTTGATGTCTACCCCACGGTTGTTGTTCGGAGCCGATCAGCCCAAGGCCAAGGAGCTGATTCAGCAGAACTGCGTCCAATGTCACCGGATGGAAGGGCAGGCTGAATCCCGTTTCAATCTCAAGGCGCCCGATCTCATCTGGGCCGGGAGCAAGTATAACCGGGCCTGGTTGATTCGCTGGCTGACCGGCAAAGAAGCGCCCCTGTACGTCAAAGGGTATCGCTGGGATCAATCGCAGGAAGCGCATAAGCATGTGACCGTCTCGGAGGCCGAGGCCAACGGGATTGCCGATTACCTGGCCGAACACAACAAGGATCCGCGTGTGAAAGTCGGGGCCTTCGACACAGCGAAGGTCTCCAAGTATGAAGTGGCGTTCGGCGGGATGGCCTACAAGGCGCATGCCTGTCTCGGCTGTCACACGGTCGAGGAAAACGGGAAACTCATCGGCGGGCAGCAAAGCATCGCATTGGAGAAAGCCGGTCAGCGGTACAACATGGACTGGCTGTTCCGCTTCGGGCAGAACCCGCAGGATTTCATCATTCACACCGGTGAATTTGTGGCCGATGCCACGGAACCGCAATTGCGCGCGGTGATCGGATATCTGGCGGCGCAAGGGGTTCCGGACTTCAAATATTACGAGCCCTGGACGAGTCAGGAATTTTCCAAGGCCAGCTCCGGACGCGGCAAAGTGATTTACAAAGAATACTGCATG includes the following:
- a CDS encoding restriction endonuclease subunit S, with translation MSKWPLVPLGEILTKSEDWVALDPEKQYNEVTVRLWGKGVVLRRQVIGAEIASSRRLRVRANQFILSRIDARNGAIGLVPESLDGAVVSTDFPTFALNAERVIPPYLGWMGRTPAFVDICKQASEGTTNRIRLQEDRFLHEEVPLPPLAEQRRIVARIESLAAMIEEVSTIRQQAIKETSSLGISGSSALLNVSMEKFSRRPLSEVVTIRVEVLRRSQIHFIGTVQFRGSHRKT
- a CDS encoding class I SAM-dependent DNA methyltransferase, encoding MKSKVPLTTAQQLGSLIKSARDIMRKDKGLNGDLDRLPMLTWIMFLKFLDDLEQIRETDAKLAGKRFRHTIESPYRWRDWAAKPDGITGDELIAFVNNEEARGPDGKKGPGLFAYLRSLQGANGGDRRDVVATVFKGTVNRMINGYLLRDVINKVHGIHFTASGEIHTLGHLYESMLKEMRDAAGDSGEFYTPRAVVRFMVTVTDPRLGETLLDPACGTGGFLVEAFDHLRKQCKRAEHYAVLQSESLLGGEAKPLPYLLAQMNLLLHGLETPKIDPLNSLRFPLKEIGDKDRVDIILTNPPFGGEEERGILSNFPEDKQASETALLFLQLIMRKLRRPGAPSESRDSKSQISKGGRAGVVVPNGILFGDGVCARIKEELLKDLTSTPLSVFPMASSLPTQAFRRIFCSSIDPARQKLSGTTSSYSPKTEKTTPRPSRFSSRRLQTASPGGTSAKRTIVPGKSPPPPFSKMAVTSTSRTLAAKWTLSIFPPMSLRRISSARKRRSAISYLR
- a CDS encoding four helix bundle protein → MWQAAIELARRTYAFTSHEAFRRHAGLRDQLERATLSISNNVAEGFERGSTNELLAFLYIARGSAGEVRSMHCLLERVSEFSLLKSEICDMRSAAENISRQLYGWIEQLKNAGITGQRHLNDSTRARTAAKKDQDAFLEELDRIRQSDPKQSEI
- a CDS encoding DEAD/DEAH box helicase family protein, whose product is MINEADTCRKYVLPKLIASGWDNDPRSFTEQKTFTDGRIVLIGEKVRRRAQKRADYLLRYTRDFVIAVVEAKAAYKTPSDGLQQAKEYAAILDLKFAYATNGHGIVEFDFLTGQERQLETFPAPDELWKRLCVDERLKDATAADQLLTPYNHLSGKSPRYYQDIAINRTVRAILQKRPRILLTMATGTGKTVVAFQICWKLWQARWNRTGEYRRPKILYLADRNILIDDPKDKIFTPFGDARWKIENGEVNKGREMYFAIYQAIAKDEHRPGLYKEYARDFFDLIIVDECHRGSARDESNWREILNYFEPAYQLGMTATPLREDNRDTYAYFGNPIYTYSLRQGIDDGFLAPYRVHRVVSTWDAAGWRPSQGDLDRYGRAIPDDEYPTKDFERVVALRARTQAIARHLTDFMKKTDRFAKTIVFCVDQPHADEMRQALNNLNTDLTRQHADYVCRVTSEEGDIGRGHLGRFQELETATPVILTTSQLLTTGVDAPTCKNIVLARVVNSMTEFKQMIGRGTRVRDDYGKLYFNILDYTGSATRLFADPDFDGDPVLITEEQVDEAGETVPKTYEIVEEQPVMAEKEDTFQISDDREGERRKYYFDGGQVEIVAHIVHELDPDGKQLRVVKFTEYAADKVRTLYPSAPELREQWADPEKRSEIIRRLEERGIDFDNLAAAANHPEADPFDLLCHVAFNAPLRTRRERADRLKKEKKDFFDQYGSEAKVILNDLLEKYAEHGTAQFILPDVLHVPPISERGNILEIASLFGGPDHLRQAVVQLQTLLYAA
- a CDS encoding cytochrome c is translated as MRVVGIIVSLLIGTVSAGFGGGGLKDLPAPGKDSDAVTGREIYSNTCIRCHGIDGKGAMGIRLVPKPADLTSPGIQNRLDASLFKRIHDGKPNTAMGAWSTALSDDEIWDVLAYVRTLKQGP
- a CDS encoding DUF2892 domain-containing protein, producing the protein MACNVGGVERPIRIVVGVIALGIGAFAGLPPVGTGVALVVGTIALVTGAIGFCPLWTVFGINTCPVTPGKKG
- a CDS encoding c-type cytochrome, with amino-acid sequence MRIYLWTCVIVVGFLVGEGGCTPTPKVVSTLESGHRGDGLTSADMVFAPPSPELIPGDQRGEQIRLGYKIVVDTQDYGRPYVGNRLNCTNCHLDAGMNPNTASFVGISRLYPEYRARADRQMSLADRIGECFERSMNGTAPPPDSSKLQAVVAYIEWLSQNVPPGSTVPWRGIPRLTSGHVPDPVNGKKQFATKCVFCHGADGQGTMAGPPVWGPHSYNIAAGMARITVAAPFIKSNMPRGWGWTLTDDEAFDVAAYVNSQPRPDFPGKQHDWPKGGKPADVPY
- a CDS encoding OsmC family protein; protein product: MKLQVAYHGGMRYDVTSGRHRVVTDQPEEDGGHDAGMSPVELFVGSVASCVGYFVGQFCARHDISRDGLGVDAEWEMAEGPHRVGTIALVIRLPHRLTPDMKERLLKVAHGCTVHQSLSGSPVVTIQLNPHAQGVHP
- a CDS encoding sulfite oxidase, coding for MRKSVSSSRRTLFKRIAAMIGGLAVWRQMRPALAQQAVSPETGPQTVRVMRPYDAETPVREFTSYVTPNHRFFVRSHFGPPAPELIAEANWRLHVGGLIEHPLELTLKDLNAFERVTITAVVQCSGNGRAFHRPKVPGVQWERGAVGNAQWTGVRLRDVLAKAGLRPAAKHVQLQGADRPVVSSVPLFTRSIPLEKAVHPDTILAYEMNGRPLPLLHGAPLRVITPGWMADSCTKWLTDITVQADEAKGYYMQTAYRVPVTAIQANSGLPGTSMVPVEAMVVKSLIASPVNGDQVGRGPVTVQGVAWSGEAAVATVELSFDDGKTWEPARLVGEDEPYAWRQWQFLWKPKGAGAVTILCRATDAAGQVQPQESPWNPSGFLWNGWDSVSVTVQIR
- a CDS encoding c-type cytochrome; protein product: MTRISVLIGAVLLGVAGVAAMTAAQEDDLATVSVALAPRAEGLIVARCSVCHSPDLVAQQRLPKDRWAATVDKMKHWGAEIADDEADLLVRYLSARYHPAAPDHLPPLDQELRKAEPLTQEPADTGPLVGVATRGAGVFEHNCQACHGAGATGGMGPKLAKNPILKHDDLFWETVLHGRGPMPAWGSVLSQQDIADVHTWLLTK
- a CDS encoding c-type cytochrome; the protein is MNVRRSVVVGGALLTLVGLMSTPRLLFGADQPKAKELIQQNCVQCHRMEGQAESRFNLKAPDLIWAGSKYNRAWLIRWLTGKEAPLYVKGYRWDQSQEAHKHVTVSEAEANGIADYLAEHNKDPRVKVGAFDTAKVSKYEVAFGGMAYKAHACLGCHTVEENGKLIGGQQSIALEKAGQRYNMDWLFRFGQNPQDFIIHTGEFVADATEPQLRAVIGYLAAQGVPDFKYYEPWTSQEFSKASSGRGKVIYKEYCMQCHGATGKGDGPAAATIEPKPAIHANINFSEVPTEYLYNMINHGGAAMGKSANMPYWGHTIGQQGVADVMAYLKTTFKGPK